A genome region from Blochmannia endosymbiont of Polyrhachis (Hedomyrma) turneri includes the following:
- the asnS gene encoding asparagine--tRNA ligase, producing MNEISTITNILQGHIPTNSEITVCGWVKTRRDSRKLSFLNIYDGSCLHTLQVIVENKKIHNYKKDILHLTSGCSVKIIGKIVQSIGKKQNIELQAKHVEILGLIENPDTYPISPKKHNMEYLREIAHLRPRTNIIGAISRTRNVLAHAIHNFMNKNGFLWIPTPIITTTDTEGTSKMFQVSTLNFKNLPYTPSGNINYAKDFFGKESFLTVSGQLNVESYACALSKTYTFGPTFRAEPSNTNKHLAEFWMIEPEVAFADLDNIICIAKSLLQHICKTILKKCSDDIDFFSKKHNLAIINRLENIVEKNFIEITYTQAINILKQSKKQFKNKIFWGANLLSEHEKYLTEEYFNQPTIIKHYPKKIKAFYMRLNDDMKTSAAMDILLPGIGEIIGGSQREERLNVLDKNLEEFGLNKNNYQWYRDLRRYGTVPHSGFGLGFERLMLFITGIKNIRDIVPFPRTLKNINY from the coding sequence TACCAACTAATTCTGAAATAACTGTATGCGGTTGGGTTAAAACTCGAAGAGATTCCCGAAAATTATCTTTTCTCAATATATACGATGGATCTTGCCTGCACACTTTACAAGTAATAGTTGAAAATAAAAAAATTCACAATTATAAAAAAGACATTCTTCACCTAACAAGCGGCTGTTCAGTCAAAATCATTGGAAAAATAGTCCAATCAATAGGAAAAAAACAAAACATTGAATTACAAGCTAAACACGTTGAAATATTAGGACTAATTGAAAATCCTGACACATATCCTATATCCCCTAAAAAACACAATATGGAATATTTAAGAGAGATCGCACATTTACGTCCACGAACAAATATTATAGGAGCAATTTCACGAACACGTAATGTATTAGCACATGCCATTCACAATTTCATGAACAAAAACGGATTTTTGTGGATTCCTACTCCTATAATTACCACAACCGATACCGAAGGTACAAGTAAAATGTTTCAAGTATCTACTTTAAACTTCAAAAATTTACCGTATACCCCGTCAGGTAATATAAATTACGCAAAAGATTTTTTTGGTAAAGAATCTTTTTTAACAGTCTCAGGACAACTTAACGTAGAAAGTTATGCCTGTGCATTATCAAAAACCTATACATTTGGACCAACATTTCGAGCCGAACCATCCAATACAAACAAACATTTAGCAGAATTTTGGATGATTGAACCAGAAGTCGCATTTGCAGATTTAGATAATATTATTTGTATTGCAAAATCATTATTACAACATATTTGTAAAACAATATTAAAAAAATGCTCTGATGATATAGACTTTTTTTCAAAAAAACATAATCTTGCTATTATTAATCGTCTAGAAAATATTGTAGAAAAAAATTTTATAGAAATTACTTATACCCAAGCTATCAACATTCTAAAACAATCTAAAAAACAATTTAAAAATAAAATTTTTTGGGGAGCTAATCTTTTATCAGAACACGAAAAATATTTAACAGAAGAATATTTTAATCAACCTACGATAATAAAACATTATCCTAAAAAAATCAAAGCTTTCTATATGCGTTTAAATGACGATATGAAAACTTCAGCAGCAATGGACATATTGCTACCAGGTATAGGTGAAATTATTGGTGGCTCTCAACGAGAAGAACGACTTAACGTTCTTGACAAAAATTTAGAAGAATTTGGACTAAATAAAAATAACTATCAATGGTATCGAGATCTTCGCCGGTACGGTACCGTCCCACACTCAGGTTTTGGATTAGGATTTGAAAGATTAATGCTATTTATTACCGGAATAAAAAATATTCGTGATATCGTCCCATTTCCAAGAACATTAAAAAACATAAACTATTAA
- a CDS encoding amino acid aminotransferase — MFEHIQLATPDPILGLLDIISTDQRPNKINLGIGIYQDQYGNTPILKSVKKAELFLLNSETTKNYLNIEGNKDFNKSTQKLLFGIHSPTLENRMKTVQTPGGTGALRIAADFLKKNTNIKRVWISDPSWTNHKNIFHTAGFEIIQYPYYDYDMHTINFNKLFDSLSHAQSKDLVIFHGCCHNPTGTDPNHDQWKLLSDLSLKNNWLPLFDFAYQGFSENLQQDLTALHIFSSSHQELIVCNSYSKNFSLYNERVGACTLISENEIIANKVHSQLKCIIRSNYSNPPSHGASVVNTILNNNDLKNLWEQELKNMCMHIKKIRQLFTKTLNNFHPNKDFNFINKQTGMFSFLGLHKQQVQQLQKESGIYMPNSGRINICGITQNNINYLCEKLSNVI, encoded by the coding sequence ATGTTCGAACATATACAATTAGCAACACCTGATCCAATACTAGGACTGCTAGATATCATATCTACTGATCAACGACCTAACAAAATCAACTTAGGAATAGGAATTTATCAAGATCAATATGGAAATACTCCAATACTAAAAAGCGTAAAAAAAGCAGAACTATTCCTGCTAAACAGTGAAACTACAAAAAATTATCTTAATATTGAGGGAAACAAAGACTTTAATAAATCCACTCAAAAACTATTATTTGGAATACACTCACCCACCCTCGAAAATAGAATGAAAACAGTACAAACACCAGGAGGTACTGGTGCACTACGAATAGCTGCAGATTTCTTAAAAAAGAACACTAACATTAAACGCGTATGGATTAGTGATCCAAGTTGGACCAATCACAAAAACATATTTCATACAGCAGGATTCGAAATTATTCAATACCCTTACTATGATTATGACATGCATACCATTAATTTTAACAAATTATTTGATAGTTTATCACATGCACAATCGAAAGATCTTGTAATATTTCACGGATGTTGTCACAACCCAACAGGAACTGACCCTAATCATGATCAATGGAAGCTATTATCAGATTTATCTTTAAAAAACAACTGGCTACCCTTATTCGATTTTGCATATCAAGGATTTTCTGAAAATTTACAACAAGATCTTACTGCATTACATATTTTTTCAAGTTCTCATCAAGAACTAATTGTTTGTAATTCGTATTCAAAAAATTTTAGCTTATATAATGAAAGAGTTGGTGCTTGCACATTAATTTCAGAAAATGAAATAATTGCTAATAAAGTACATAGCCAACTTAAATGTATAATTCGTAGCAACTACTCCAATCCTCCTTCCCATGGAGCATCTGTGGTAAATACTATTTTAAATAATAATGATTTAAAAAACTTATGGGAACAAGAACTAAAAAACATGTGTATGCACATTAAAAAAATACGGCAACTATTTACAAAAACTTTAAATAATTTTCACCCAAACAAAGATTTTAATTTCATCAACAAACAAACAGGTATGTTTTCATTCCTCGGACTACATAAACAGCAAGTACAACAATTACAGAAGGAATCAGGGATTTACATGCCAAATTCCGGTCGTATTAATATATGTGGAATAACTCAAAATAACATAAACTATTTATGCGAGAAATTATCAAATGTTATATAA